The Nitrospira sp. genome contains a region encoding:
- a CDS encoding HigA family addiction module antidote protein, whose amino-acid sequence MTSLSEKPIHPGEVLAEVYMKPAQSPVTVYDLADSIDVPLQELANFIGGIRPVTPPLAARLAMRFRTTTRFWLGLQNLYSKQSQAYQSSMTHHRAKN is encoded by the coding sequence ATGACGAGTTTGTCCGAGAAACCGATCCATCCCGGTGAAGTTCTGGCGGAAGTCTACATGAAACCGGCGCAGTCTCCGGTGACTGTGTACGACTTGGCAGATTCGATCGACGTCCCACTCCAGGAACTCGCGAACTTCATAGGAGGGATACGGCCGGTGACCCCACCCCTTGCCGCCAGATTGGCCATGAGGTTCAGAACGACCACTCGGTTCTGGCTCGGCTTGCAGAACCTATATAGCAAGCAGTCGCAAGCGTACCAGTCCTCAATGACACATCATCGAGCGAAGAACTAG
- a CDS encoding CBS domain-containing protein — protein MVTVGNLMRKDLVTVDEGTTVLEAAKLMKACNVESVLVARQAQIIGIVTESDIVKKFVGAEHTAYFLPVEKIMNSPVPRIEERQPLTEAADLMNRHRTLHLGVTKGGALIGLVSMRDFLRPVSADDF, from the coding sequence ATGGTGACAGTCGGCAACTTGATGCGGAAAGACTTGGTGACGGTGGATGAGGGCACCACGGTGCTCGAAGCGGCGAAGTTGATGAAGGCATGCAACGTCGAAAGTGTGCTGGTGGCCCGTCAAGCGCAGATCATCGGCATTGTGACGGAATCGGACATCGTCAAGAAGTTCGTGGGGGCCGAACACACGGCGTACTTTCTCCCCGTGGAGAAGATCATGAACAGTCCGGTGCCGCGCATCGAAGAGCGGCAGCCGTTGACGGAGGCCGCCGACCTCATGAACAGGCATCGCACACTCCATCTGGGTGTCACCAAAGGCGGCGCACTGATCGGGCTGGTGTCGATGCGGGACTTTCTCCGACCGGTTTCCGCCGACGATTTCTGA
- a CDS encoding tRNA-dihydrouridine synthase: MSFWLNLPRPIIGLSPMDGVTDACFRSVVARQSRPDVIFTEFTHVHDVCRGPEIHLETLLYSEIERPVIAQLYGKDPDLFYMAAHAVCELGFDGLDINMGCPSKSVASSGSGAGLIRTPELARAIIQAAKHGIDDWARGQTLEQAGFKSARVDAFERLNRQRNSGASVQRRRLPLSVKTRLGYDSVTVETWLEQLLMEQPVVISLHGRTLTQMYRGAADWSAIARAAALAKATGTLLLGNGDVQSPEDAVSRVIETGVDGVLVGRAVLGAPWFFRSKAQVRQRIRESNGVQGASDLGPAVSLDERFAILVDHAHQFQALYGRQQFYRMRKHLGWYCKGFAYAAALRARMVRVSSVEELNEVLVDFQDRAQAEIGAPQAESLDELSLPASRCS, translated from the coding sequence ATGAGCTTTTGGCTGAATCTCCCACGTCCGATCATCGGACTGTCGCCGATGGACGGAGTGACCGATGCCTGCTTCCGTTCCGTGGTCGCGCGTCAGAGCAGGCCGGATGTCATCTTTACCGAATTCACGCACGTGCATGACGTCTGCCGCGGGCCGGAGATCCATCTGGAGACGCTGCTGTATAGCGAGATCGAGCGACCGGTCATTGCGCAGCTCTACGGCAAGGATCCGGACCTCTTTTATATGGCCGCGCACGCGGTGTGTGAATTGGGCTTCGACGGGCTGGATATCAACATGGGATGTCCCTCGAAGAGCGTGGCATCTTCCGGTTCAGGCGCGGGGCTCATCCGCACCCCCGAACTGGCTCGCGCCATCATTCAGGCGGCCAAACATGGCATCGACGACTGGGCACGTGGGCAAACGCTCGAACAAGCAGGTTTCAAGTCGGCCCGCGTCGACGCGTTTGAACGTCTGAATCGACAACGCAACAGTGGAGCATCGGTCCAACGACGGCGACTGCCGCTTTCCGTCAAGACCAGACTTGGATACGATTCAGTCACGGTCGAAACGTGGCTCGAACAGCTTTTGATGGAACAGCCGGTAGTGATCTCGCTTCACGGACGAACCCTCACACAGATGTACCGAGGGGCAGCGGATTGGTCGGCCATTGCACGGGCAGCCGCCTTGGCGAAGGCAACCGGAACGCTGCTGTTGGGGAACGGCGATGTACAAAGCCCCGAAGACGCCGTGTCACGGGTCATCGAGACCGGTGTCGATGGAGTGCTGGTTGGGCGCGCCGTGCTGGGCGCGCCATGGTTCTTTCGGTCCAAAGCCCAGGTCAGGCAGCGGATTCGTGAATCGAATGGTGTCCAAGGCGCTTCCGATCTCGGGCCGGCGGTCTCGCTGGACGAACGTTTCGCCATCCTGGTGGATCATGCCCATCAGTTCCAAGCGCTCTATGGCCGACAACAGTTCTATCGTATGCGCAAACATTTGGGCTGGTATTGCAAAGGCTTTGCGTATGCGGCCGCCCTTCGCGCACGAATGGTGCGGGTGTCTTCCGTCGAAGAATTGAACGAGGTTCTCGTGGACTTTCAGGACAGGGCCCAGGCTGAAATCGGAGCCCCGCAAGCTGAATCGCTCGATGAGTTGAGTCTTCCAGCGTCACGATGCAGCTAG
- a CDS encoding AURKAIP1/COX24 domain-containing protein produces the protein MSSVLKKRRKKMRKHKYKKLRQRQKFLRRKS, from the coding sequence ATGTCCAGCGTGTTGAAAAAACGCCGAAAGAAGATGCGCAAGCATAAGTACAAAAAGTTGCGCCAACGTCAGAAATTTCTGCGCCGAAAAAGCTAA
- a CDS encoding CBS domain-containing protein, with the protein MVTVGNLMRKELVTVETGTSVVEAVKVMKACNVESVLVARQAQIIGIVTESDVVKKFVGAEKAAYFVPVEEIMSSPVPGIEERRPLTEAADLMDKHRTLHLGVTKGGALVGLVSVRDFLRPVSVDDF; encoded by the coding sequence ATGGTTACAGTTGGTAATTTGATGAGAAAAGAGCTGGTGACGGTCGAAACAGGCACGTCGGTCGTGGAAGCCGTAAAGGTGATGAAGGCTTGTAATGTCGAAAGTGTCTTGGTGGCCCGTCAAGCGCAGATCATCGGCATTGTGACGGAATCGGATGTCGTTAAGAAATTCGTCGGGGCCGAAAAAGCGGCGTACTTCGTGCCGGTGGAAGAGATCATGAGTAGTCCGGTTCCCGGCATTGAAGAGCGGCGACCGTTGACCGAGGCAGCCGACCTCATGGACAAGCATCGCACCCTCCATCTGGGAGTGACAAAAGGAGGAGCCCTTGTAGGCCTCGTATCCGTGCGCGATTTTCTCCGACCTGTTTCGGTCGACGACTTCTAA
- the maf gene encoding septum formation protein Maf, with amino-acid sequence MQLVLASNSPRRQELLALLGLSFEVCPSSFHERPIAGWSPIQQVRHFALEKARSVARGQPQVLVLGGDTVIDLDGELLGKPVDLQDARAMLGRLAGRSHRVHTAVVVCHCERGIESMDVATATVEMKADVEYLYERYLATEESLGKAGAYAIQGLGGDLVERVDGDYTTVVGLPLKLVTRLLRSIGYPVPVCVDVLYERKPYANWSRFVG; translated from the coding sequence ATGCAGCTAGTCCTGGCATCAAATTCCCCGCGCCGTCAAGAACTCCTCGCATTGCTGGGTCTTTCCTTTGAGGTCTGCCCGTCGAGCTTCCACGAGCGACCCATTGCCGGGTGGTCCCCCATTCAACAGGTCAGACATTTCGCCCTTGAAAAAGCACGATCCGTGGCTCGTGGGCAGCCACAGGTTCTTGTGCTCGGCGGTGATACCGTGATCGATCTCGATGGGGAACTCTTGGGGAAACCCGTCGATCTTCAGGACGCACGTGCGATGCTTGGACGTCTAGCCGGCCGTTCACATCGGGTTCATACGGCCGTCGTGGTATGCCACTGTGAACGAGGCATCGAATCGATGGATGTCGCCACGGCGACGGTGGAAATGAAAGCGGACGTCGAGTATCTTTATGAACGATATCTCGCAACGGAGGAATCGTTGGGCAAAGCGGGAGCCTATGCGATTCAAGGACTCGGCGGGGACCTCGTGGAGCGGGTCGACGGCGATTATACGACGGTGGTGGGCTTGCCCTTGAAACTCGTCACCCGGCTTCTTCGGTCGATCGGCTATCCTGTTCCTGTGTGCGTCGATGTTCTGTATGAACGTAAGCCGTATGCGAACTGGAGCCGGTTCGTCGGCTAA
- the ppk1 gene encoding polyphosphate kinase 1 has protein sequence MDLADSSLYINRELSWLRFNERVLEEALDTRHPLLERIKFLSIFSRNLDEFFMIRMSGLYWQLHTGSVDAPPDGLTPKQQLESVQRELDLLLTRHLNCWEGDLLPKLREAGVHLVSHSDLGTDATKRLRDYFTTAVLPVLTPLAFDAAHPFPHISNLSMNLAIVIRHTDGQERFARLKVPPLFPRLLNIPEFSAGVGPEPAPSGFVWIEDVIAANLDLLFPGCAVIAAYPFRVTRDADPDIEEDEAADLLEAIQESLRLRHFGTAVRLEVSGKMPDRIREMLAHNLELASDQIQAVPGPLGMADLIELTQLDRPDLKDPPAAHKPTPILTRPDMFASIRDRDVLVYHPYDSFMPIVEWLRLAATDPDVVAIKQTLYRVGRQSPVVEALMQARENGKEVTALVELKARFDEEHNIQWAQEMERAGVHVVYGLVGFKTHAKMCLIIRREGDRLARYAHLSTGNYNPATARVYTDLALLTCNPAITSDVVMLFNALTGYAGSIHYHRLMVAPDGVREGIIQRIDRVSARHHEGSEGYIALKLNALTDPACIQALYRASQAGVQIDLQVRGICSLRPGVPGVSERITVTSLVGRFLEHSRIFYFRSGHEEELWLGSADLMPRNLDGRIEVVFPVESPDLRRAIRDDILLPHLRDTVQLRRMTRDGTYERVAPSPGEPPFDSQQRMLEQAGNWMRQS, from the coding sequence ATGGACCTCGCAGATTCCTCTCTTTATATCAATCGTGAATTGAGTTGGCTGCGTTTCAACGAACGAGTCTTAGAAGAAGCCCTGGACACCCGGCATCCTCTTCTGGAGCGGATAAAATTCCTCTCCATCTTCAGCCGGAATCTGGACGAGTTTTTCATGATCCGGATGTCCGGTCTCTATTGGCAATTGCACACCGGATCGGTCGACGCCCCGCCCGATGGACTGACACCGAAACAGCAACTTGAATCGGTCCAGCGTGAGCTCGATCTCTTGTTGACGAGACACCTGAACTGCTGGGAAGGGGATCTCTTGCCGAAACTTCGGGAGGCCGGAGTTCACCTTGTGAGCCATTCAGATCTCGGGACGGATGCGACAAAGCGCCTTCGTGACTACTTTACAACCGCAGTCCTTCCCGTTCTGACCCCTCTCGCCTTCGATGCCGCTCATCCGTTTCCCCATATTTCCAACCTCTCCATGAACCTTGCGATCGTCATCCGTCACACCGACGGTCAGGAGCGGTTCGCGCGGTTGAAAGTTCCACCTCTGTTCCCGCGCTTGCTCAACATCCCGGAGTTCTCGGCAGGGGTCGGTCCTGAGCCGGCGCCCAGTGGGTTTGTGTGGATCGAGGACGTGATCGCCGCGAATTTGGACCTGTTGTTTCCCGGCTGCGCGGTGATCGCGGCCTATCCGTTCCGGGTCACGCGCGATGCGGACCCCGACATCGAAGAGGATGAAGCCGCCGATTTGCTTGAGGCGATCCAAGAAAGTCTTCGCCTGCGGCATTTTGGAACGGCCGTCCGCCTAGAAGTCAGCGGAAAGATGCCGGACCGAATACGTGAGATGCTCGCGCACAACCTTGAACTGGCCTCGGATCAGATCCAGGCAGTTCCCGGTCCGCTCGGCATGGCCGACTTGATCGAATTGACGCAACTCGACCGACCCGATCTGAAAGATCCTCCGGCAGCCCATAAGCCGACCCCAATCCTGACCAGGCCGGATATGTTTGCCTCGATTCGAGACCGGGACGTACTGGTGTACCACCCGTACGACAGCTTCATGCCCATCGTTGAGTGGCTGCGCCTCGCGGCCACCGATCCGGATGTCGTGGCGATCAAGCAGACGCTGTACCGCGTGGGACGCCAGTCGCCTGTCGTGGAGGCCTTGATGCAAGCGCGCGAAAACGGCAAAGAAGTCACGGCTCTCGTGGAACTGAAGGCGCGCTTCGACGAAGAACACAATATTCAGTGGGCTCAGGAAATGGAACGGGCCGGTGTTCACGTGGTCTATGGTCTGGTCGGCTTCAAGACCCACGCAAAAATGTGTCTCATCATAAGACGAGAAGGAGACCGCCTTGCCCGTTACGCCCACCTCAGCACTGGGAACTACAACCCAGCAACGGCCCGGGTCTATACCGACCTGGCGCTGTTGACCTGCAATCCGGCCATTACGTCTGATGTCGTCATGCTGTTCAACGCGCTGACCGGATACGCCGGCTCGATTCACTATCACCGCCTGATGGTCGCGCCGGACGGAGTCAGAGAAGGGATCATCCAACGGATCGACCGCGTGTCGGCCCGGCACCATGAGGGCAGCGAAGGTTACATCGCGCTGAAGTTGAACGCGCTGACGGACCCGGCCTGCATCCAGGCGCTGTATCGGGCCTCTCAGGCAGGAGTGCAGATCGACTTGCAGGTACGGGGAATATGCAGCCTTCGTCCGGGAGTCCCGGGTGTCAGTGAGCGGATCACGGTGACCTCGCTGGTCGGACGGTTTCTCGAACACAGCCGCATCTTTTACTTCCGATCAGGCCATGAAGAGGAACTGTGGCTCGGCAGCGCCGACCTCATGCCTCGAAACCTCGATGGCAGAATTGAAGTGGTCTTTCCCGTGGAATCACCCGATCTCCGCCGGGCGATTCGCGACGACATTCTACTTCCGCATCTACGAGATACGGTCCAACTCCGCCGAATGACCCGAGACGGCACCTATGAGCGGGTGGCCCCAAGCCCCGGAGAACCGCCGTTCGATTCCCAACAGCGGATGCTCGAACAAGCAGGGAACTGGATGCGGCAGTCATAG
- a CDS encoding substrate-binding domain-containing protein yields the protein MRLSHLVIGCYLISTAGLASLPSTAVAQSRPTLDPKIPAYIPQQSASGTLSISGSAIVKPLVQAWVNDLMRRHPRLKITLAADGSETGLAALLAHRTGMAAISRRLTASEIAEFVGEYGYEPTEVPVAGDALAIFVNKDNPVTGLSLDELDAMFCRERRRGLGYVIDSWGLVGVMDEWFEAPVQLYGRNGKSGLGYFFREEVCKDGTFHPQLVDADGSASVVLDVGRDQHGIGFSAISYGTSMVRPVPIALSFIPPVEQTHFADPSDQASNEFEQNLSYQVRMRVIMKLKRIERALLLLRTKNYGYCRRCRKAIPDERLVVQPDTLFCVPCLALAERRASRN from the coding sequence ATGCGATTGTCTCACCTGGTCATTGGTTGTTACTTGATCTCGACCGCCGGGCTGGCCTCGCTCCCTTCCACGGCGGTGGCGCAAAGTCGCCCCACACTGGATCCCAAGATCCCGGCCTACATCCCACAGCAATCCGCTTCCGGCACATTGAGCATTTCCGGCTCCGCAATAGTGAAGCCTTTGGTTCAGGCCTGGGTAAACGATCTGATGCGACGACATCCCCGCCTGAAAATCACTCTGGCGGCAGATGGCTCGGAAACCGGCCTCGCGGCGCTCCTGGCGCATCGGACAGGGATGGCTGCCATATCGCGCCGCCTCACGGCCTCCGAGATTGCCGAATTTGTCGGAGAGTATGGCTATGAGCCGACTGAAGTTCCGGTGGCCGGTGATGCCTTGGCCATCTTCGTGAATAAGGACAACCCCGTGACCGGGTTGTCGCTCGATGAACTTGATGCCATGTTCTGTCGCGAACGGCGACGGGGATTGGGCTATGTCATCGACTCGTGGGGATTGGTTGGAGTGATGGATGAATGGTTTGAGGCTCCCGTCCAGTTGTACGGCAGGAACGGCAAGTCCGGTCTCGGCTATTTTTTTCGAGAAGAGGTGTGCAAGGACGGGACGTTTCATCCTCAGCTCGTCGATGCGGATGGATCGGCGTCAGTCGTGCTGGATGTCGGCAGGGATCAACACGGCATCGGGTTCAGCGCGATCAGCTACGGAACTTCCATGGTGAGACCGGTGCCGATCGCCTTGTCGTTCATTCCGCCTGTCGAGCAAACACACTTTGCCGACCCCTCCGACCAAGCATCCAATGAATTTGAGCAGAATCTGTCCTACCAGGTCAGGATGCGGGTGATCATGAAACTGAAGCGCATTGAGCGCGCTCTACTCCTGCTTCGAACCAAGAACTATGGATACTGTCGCCGGTGCCGTAAGGCGATTCCCGACGAGCGGCTTGTCGTTCAACCGGATACGCTCTTCTGCGTGCCTTGTCTTGCACTGGCCGAGCGAAGAGCCTCGCGAAACTAG
- a CDS encoding CYTH and CHAD domain-containing protein — MTRSDKRSASQHHSSPISSQPERELKLAVDPDFRLPRLPGTLLPRRQLISTYYDTAAYDLAHAQITLRYRIERGKKAWQLKVPLGDDRQEVETASDQAEPPTSLRCLLILHLGHRKVTPMVTLRVRRTGFLVRHGRIPIAELALDTVSVVKNGRTIQRFRELEIEQRQGDETSLRSLEQRMREAGASDHDGRPKFFRALSLPTPTLPNPPEAEAPVVEHLKWALAQHVRWLIAHDPGTRLGTESESLHQMRVATRRLRAVLRTARPILLPAWVTSLQQELDWLSELLGPARDLDVQISYFTDESAGFDTRDRKLLAQFISHLRAQRDAVQQMILSELTSARYFELIRRLQQAAQDPSVVDSPLTVQQLAKRAFKKLRKGICRLRHSPSDAALHNIRIKTKRARYASELARSSVGKPATRFIKSARAVQDLLGTHQDAIQAEAHIRQFLKYSTSVRAGFVAGRMVERQRHRRQHVRTDMKPLFRTLLKRGKKAWG, encoded by the coding sequence ATGACTCGATCGGACAAACGTTCGGCTTCTCAGCACCACTCTTCCCCTATCTCCTCACAGCCTGAGCGTGAGCTCAAGCTGGCCGTTGATCCAGACTTCCGACTCCCTCGGCTTCCCGGCACTCTGCTCCCTCGGCGGCAGCTGATCTCCACCTATTACGACACTGCCGCCTATGACTTGGCCCATGCGCAGATTACCCTTCGCTATCGAATCGAACGGGGCAAAAAGGCGTGGCAGCTTAAAGTACCGCTGGGCGACGATCGGCAGGAAGTGGAAACGGCCAGTGATCAAGCCGAGCCCCCCACCTCACTACGCTGCCTGTTGATTCTCCATCTGGGTCATCGGAAGGTAACGCCGATGGTCACCCTGCGAGTCCGGCGAACCGGCTTCCTGGTACGTCATGGCCGAATTCCGATCGCCGAGCTCGCCCTCGACACAGTGTCGGTGGTCAAGAACGGCCGTACCATCCAGCGTTTTCGCGAGCTCGAAATCGAACAGCGCCAAGGCGATGAAACTTCGCTTCGTTCACTCGAACAGCGGATGCGCGAAGCCGGTGCTTCCGATCACGACGGGCGGCCTAAATTCTTTCGGGCTCTCTCGCTCCCAACCCCCACTCTTCCGAACCCGCCTGAAGCCGAGGCACCGGTGGTCGAACACCTGAAGTGGGCGCTCGCTCAGCACGTCCGATGGCTCATCGCTCATGATCCCGGGACGAGGCTTGGAACCGAGAGCGAAAGCCTCCATCAGATGCGTGTCGCGACGAGACGCCTGCGGGCGGTGCTCCGCACGGCTCGGCCGATCCTGCTTCCGGCATGGGTGACATCATTGCAACAGGAGCTCGATTGGCTCAGTGAGCTGCTGGGTCCGGCCCGGGATCTCGATGTACAAATTTCGTATTTTACGGATGAATCCGCCGGGTTCGACACGCGAGATCGCAAGCTGCTGGCGCAATTCATCTCTCACCTTCGCGCTCAACGGGATGCCGTTCAGCAGATGATCCTCAGCGAACTCACGAGCGCCCGATATTTCGAACTCATCCGTCGGCTTCAACAAGCTGCGCAGGATCCTTCGGTGGTGGACTCTCCCCTGACTGTCCAGCAGCTGGCCAAGCGGGCATTCAAGAAACTACGCAAGGGGATCTGCCGGCTCCGTCATTCTCCGTCGGATGCCGCACTCCACAACATCCGCATCAAGACCAAACGTGCACGCTACGCATCAGAACTCGCTCGCAGCTCGGTGGGCAAACCCGCAACCCGTTTTATCAAGTCCGCTCGGGCGGTCCAAGATCTGTTGGGTACGCACCAGGACGCGATTCAGGCGGAAGCTCACATCCGACAGTTTCTCAAGTACTCGACTAGCGTCCGCGCCGGATTCGTTGCAGGACGCATGGTCGAGCGTCAGCGGCACCGCCGCCAACACGTTCGCACGGACATGAAACCACTCTTCAGGACGTTGTTGAAACGGGGGAAGAAGGCGTGGGGATAA
- a CDS encoding ABC transporter ATP-binding protein → MLIFKRFLPVIRPYLPRLILAGLLVSGVALINLTLVRLAGILWDLITVQRDADKMTQSIALFLGLVLLQGMCSMGHSYLSAWVSQHVVADFRKHLFGHLQTLTVSFFARRRTGELLSRLMNDVTVIQSIVTETPIDGVKQLVTLVGGITFLLMMNWRLCLLILILLPVLVLVAKVFGRRLKSLSTSIQDQTASVSTLVEEVISGIRIVKSFVQTHREKARFAEQVDQTLGLTLRRASIMAVFIPVISLLTFSSAAAVLWYGGRQVIEGVVTPGDLFAFVLFAGILIGPFSSGARVFAQIKEAQGAMQRVFEILDARPDIDDRADAQSLVTVAGHVRVEGVAFSYDPRHPVLSNLSFEAKAGELVALVGPTGAGKTTVINLLHRFYDPAEGRLTIDGRDLRDVTLESWYRQIALVPQETILFGGTILDNIRYGNMTASDAVVWEASNAAHAHDFITALPDGYQTVVGEKGINLSGGQRQRIAIARAILKNPRILLLDEATSSLDTESERLVQEALQHLMEGRTTFVVAHRLSTIQRADRILVLDKGKLVEEGTHAQLMARKGLYHYLYTIRLNEPSPPSP, encoded by the coding sequence ATGTTGATCTTCAAGCGATTTTTGCCCGTTATTCGACCCTACCTGCCGCGTCTGATCCTGGCAGGGCTGCTGGTATCGGGCGTCGCACTCATCAATCTTACCTTGGTTCGGCTTGCGGGCATTCTCTGGGATCTCATCACCGTTCAGCGAGACGCCGACAAGATGACGCAGTCGATCGCCCTTTTCTTGGGCTTGGTCCTTCTCCAAGGAATGTGCTCGATGGGCCATAGTTACCTGTCCGCATGGGTCTCGCAGCACGTCGTCGCCGATTTTCGCAAACATCTCTTCGGCCACTTACAAACGTTGACCGTCAGCTTTTTTGCACGGCGCCGCACCGGAGAATTGCTGTCCCGATTGATGAACGACGTGACGGTCATCCAATCCATCGTCACAGAAACTCCCATCGACGGCGTCAAACAACTCGTGACCTTGGTCGGCGGCATTACCTTCCTCCTTATGATGAATTGGCGGCTGTGCCTCTTGATCTTGATCCTCCTCCCCGTACTGGTTCTGGTCGCCAAAGTCTTCGGCCGCAGATTGAAATCCCTTTCGACCTCGATTCAAGATCAGACGGCCTCGGTCAGCACCCTGGTCGAAGAGGTGATCTCCGGTATTCGTATCGTCAAATCGTTCGTCCAGACACATCGGGAAAAGGCTCGCTTTGCCGAACAGGTTGATCAAACGCTTGGTCTCACACTCCGCCGAGCAAGTATCATGGCCGTTTTCATCCCGGTAATCAGCCTCCTGACATTCTCATCGGCTGCGGCGGTCCTTTGGTACGGGGGCCGACAGGTCATCGAGGGCGTCGTCACACCGGGCGATCTTTTCGCCTTCGTCTTATTCGCCGGCATCTTGATCGGTCCATTCAGCTCGGGCGCCCGCGTGTTTGCGCAAATCAAAGAGGCACAGGGAGCGATGCAGCGGGTCTTTGAAATTCTGGATGCGCGGCCGGACATTGATGATCGAGCAGACGCTCAATCACTCGTGACAGTCGCCGGCCATGTCCGGGTGGAAGGCGTCGCGTTCAGCTACGATCCACGCCATCCCGTATTGTCCAACCTCTCGTTTGAGGCGAAGGCCGGCGAACTCGTCGCCTTGGTAGGACCGACCGGCGCAGGTAAGACCACCGTGATCAACCTGCTTCACCGGTTCTACGATCCGGCGGAAGGTCGCCTCACCATTGACGGCAGAGACCTGCGGGATGTGACGCTCGAGAGTTGGTACCGACAAATCGCGCTGGTCCCGCAGGAAACCATCCTCTTTGGGGGAACGATCCTCGACAATATTCGTTATGGCAACATGACAGCGAGCGACGCCGTGGTCTGGGAGGCCAGCAACGCCGCGCACGCGCATGATTTCATTACCGCCCTGCCCGATGGGTACCAAACCGTGGTGGGTGAAAAGGGGATCAACCTCTCAGGCGGCCAACGTCAACGAATCGCGATCGCGCGGGCCATCCTGAAAAATCCTCGCATTTTATTACTGGACGAAGCCACGTCATCGCTCGATACGGAATCTGAGCGGTTGGTCCAAGAAGCACTCCAGCATCTTATGGAAGGGCGCACGACCTTCGTGGTCGCTCACAGACTGTCGACCATTCAGCGGGCCGACCGCATATTGGTGTTGGACAAGGGCAAACTGGTGGAGGAAGGGACCCATGCGCAATTGATGGCACGTAAGGGTTTATATCACTATCTCTACACCATCCGTTTGAATGAACCGAGTCCTCCGAGTCCTTGA
- a CDS encoding response regulator transcription factor, whose protein sequence is MTGRQGSILLFVKSEQLARSLDKAFTANGFQTMVVATEAAVFTAAKEAVPSLIIVERQQGHSVYLRQLRMSTAVPIVALSVGDKPCPDDECLQDYDQEIDLVVSSQTPRELVARVRAILRRCTPTAEQAHRHYRAGNIRMDLDRHEVTVGGQVIELTPKEFKILHQFIEAPGRVFSRQEMLNRVWGEGYALEEHALDVHIHSLRQKIEIEPTEPSLIMTVRGVGYKLRA, encoded by the coding sequence ATGACAGGCAGACAGGGATCGATCCTCCTCTTCGTGAAATCCGAACAGCTGGCGCGATCGCTTGACAAGGCCTTCACCGCCAACGGATTTCAGACCATGGTGGTAGCGACGGAGGCTGCCGTATTTACGGCCGCGAAAGAGGCGGTACCTTCCCTTATCATTGTCGAACGACAACAGGGGCATTCCGTTTATTTGCGACAGCTGCGAATGTCCACCGCTGTGCCCATCGTCGCTCTATCGGTCGGAGACAAACCCTGCCCGGATGACGAATGCCTGCAAGATTATGATCAAGAAATCGATCTTGTGGTGTCGAGCCAGACTCCGCGCGAACTGGTCGCACGCGTGCGCGCGATCTTGCGGCGATGCACTCCGACGGCTGAACAGGCTCACCGGCACTACCGTGCAGGAAATATCCGGATGGACCTCGATCGTCACGAGGTCACCGTCGGTGGGCAGGTCATCGAGCTGACTCCGAAAGAGTTTAAGATCCTCCATCAATTCATTGAGGCGCCGGGCCGGGTCTTCTCCCGGCAGGAAATGCTCAATCGAGTGTGGGGGGAGGGCTACGCGCTGGAAGAGCACGCCTTGGACGTCCACATCCACTCGCTCCGCCAAAAGATCGAAATTGAGCCGACCGAACCGAGTCTGATTATGACCGTGCGTGGGGTCGGCTACAAGCTTCGCGCGTAA